In Humulus lupulus chromosome 6, drHumLupu1.1, whole genome shotgun sequence, a single genomic region encodes these proteins:
- the LOC133782605 gene encoding uncharacterized protein LOC133782605 translates to MAPRFFACFGIRASSTSAVESRGGGGGGGCTADMAVEEQRRGGTVLVELFSSQGCATSDEAELLISRLGRGDFNEMGLPPVVVLAHHVDYWDYKGWKDPFGSSLSTVRQKAFVEALNLDTMFTPQVVVQGTAHCVGNDEDALLGLIKGAVRYPAPSFQANFQRQKDTLQVSLSGALRTKIDSQGANVMVALYENGLVTDCPRGENKGRVLSNDFVVRQIEKLCTVKDISAKKSVSGTVDFPVWEGFNGSKCSLAVFVQSTSHQVFGSQNIELPNDM, encoded by the exons ATGGCGCCTCGTTTCTTCGCCTGCTTTGGGATACGTGCCTCATCAACCTCAGCGGTTGAGAGCAGAGGAGGTGGTGGCGGTGGTGGTTGTACTGCTGACATGGCGGTGGAAGAGCAGCGGCGGGGTGGGACGGTGCTGGTGGAGTTGTTCTCGTCTCAAGGTTGTGCCACGTCGGATGAGGCGGAGCTGTTAATTTCCAGGCTTGGGAGAGGGGACTTCAATGAGATGGGCCTTCCGCCTGTGGTGGTTTTGGCCCATCATGTGGATTATTGGGACTATAAGGGCTGGAAGGACCCGTTTGGGTCGAGTCTTTCTACGGTTAGACAAAAGGCCTTTGTGGAGGCCCTTAATCTTGATACCATGTTTACGCCCCAGGTGGTGGTCCAGGGTACGGCCCATTGTGTTGGGAATGACGAAGATGCTTTGCTGGGTTTGATTAAGGGTGCAGTTAGATACCCTGCTCCCTCGTTCCAG GCAAATTTCCAAAGGCAGAAAGACACCTTGCAAGTCTCTCTATCAGGAGCATTGAGGACAAAGATTGACAGCCAAGGCGCCAATGTGATGGTGGCGTTATACGAAAATGGCTTGGTAACTGACTGCCCGAGGGGGGAGAACAAAGGCCGCGTCTTGTCCAATGATTTTGTGGTAAGACAAATCGAAAAGCTTTGTACTGTGAAAGATATCTCAGCGAAGAAGTCGGTATCTGGAACAGTTGATTTCCCTGTATGGGAAGGATTCAATGGAAGCAAATGTAGCTTGGCTGTGTTTGTTCAGAGCACTTCTCACCAAGTCTTTGGATCCCAGAACATTGAATTACCAAACGACATGTGA
- the LOC133785550 gene encoding protein FAR1-RELATED SEQUENCE 5-like: MTETQFEAKWSQCVQHYSIHHDGFMTSMYEKRETWAETFLRGDFFAYMGTTQRCEGMNAFIKTKVATNMKLNDFIRRLDMALSWMQHKERKDDHESNHTMLDLGKTYMDLVEKQVATLYTRNLYWKIREQIQKGGKLSVSRKERGENENENVYLLTKYGDKSYRKLVRQRIPDKHLICECMLFTSCGIPCSHMFAIMKFLQITEIPKSLIAIRWLKTDFLHVYSNALLNSEMFHLPTKECHFTELIQDCNELAVVASVSEMRYSKAKEEIKKLLATLKLLEIDGNKNQTLVTPSLKVKNPLITRIKGTTRVGPNGPP; the protein is encoded by the coding sequence ATGACAGAGACCCAATTTGAAGCAAAATGGTCGCAGTGTGTACAACATTATTCCATCCATCATGATGGGTTTATGACTTCCATGTATGAGAAGAGAGAAACATGGGCGGAGACATTTCTTAGAGGAGACTTTTTCGCCTATATGGGAACGACACAAAGGTGTGAAGGAATGAACGCTTTTATTAAAACAAAGGTTGCGACAAATATGAAGTTAAATGACTTCATTCGAAGACTAGACATGGCTTTGTCATGGATGCAACATAAAGAACGTAAAGATGATCATGAATCTAACCACACGATGCTGGATTTAGGCAAGACTTACATGGATTTGGTTGAAAAACAAGTAGCAACTTTGTACACAAGGAACCTCTACTGGAAGATAAGAGAGCAAATTCAAAAGGGAGGAAAGTTATCCGTAAGTAGAAAAGAAAGAggtgaaaatgaaaatgaaaatgttTATCTACTAACAAAATACGGTGATAAGAGTTATAGGAAACTTGTCAGACAACGGATACCAGATAAACATCTAATATGCGAGTGTATGTTATTCACTAGTTGTGGAATCCCTTGCTCCCACATGTTTGCTATCATGAAATTTTTGCAAATCACTGAGATCCCAAAATCCCTTATTGCCATACGATGGCTGAAGACAGATTTTCTGCATGTATATTCTAATGCTCTGCTTAATTCAGAGATGTTCCATTTACCAACGAAAGAGTGCCACTTCACAGAGCTGATACAAGACTGCAATGAATTGGCAGTCGTTGCATCCGTGAGTGAGATGCGATACAGTAAGGCCAAGGAGGAGATTAAAAAGCTTCTTGCAACATTGAAATTGTTGGAAATTGATGGCAACAAGAACCAGACACTCGTTACTCCATCTCTGAAAgttaaaaatccacttatcacACGAATAAAAGGAACAACAAGGGTAGGACCAAATGGGCCACCATGA